In Sporosarcina sp. PTS2304, a genomic segment contains:
- a CDS encoding AAA family ATPase — protein MSLHILKKEQIVTVILGENGREKTGIYRAVLFALFGDAKLQQDSNEADIYLGNIKAVKEMSKEANGARCSFTLSYSHQGEDYTITRTYFSILEKSGSQKERMLDVLLTNETT, from the coding sequence TTGAGTTTGCACATTCTAAAAAAAGAACAAATCGTAACAGTTATTTTGGGTGAAAACGGTAGAGAGAAAACTGGTATTTATCGCGCTGTACTGTTCGCGTTATTTGGTGATGCGAAGCTTCAGCAGGATTCAAATGAAGCAGATATCTATCTGGGGAATATTAAGGCTGTAAAGGAAATGAGCAAAGAAGCAAATGGTGCGCGATGTTCGTTCACACTGAGTTATAGCCATCAAGGTGAAGACTATACGATCACTCGTACCTATTTCTCTATTTTAGAAAAGAGCGGATCTCAAAAGGAACGAATGCTCGATGTATTGTTAACAAATGAAACAACCTAA